Part of the Sulfitobacter donghicola DSW-25 = KCTC 12864 = JCM 14565 genome, ATGGACCACGAACTAAAAGTATTCATTTTCGCTGCTGCGGTGATCGCTTTCGCCTATGTCGCGATTTACCCGCGCATGACTGAAAAGACGCTGAACCGGATGATGGTTCTGGATCTTGGGTTATCCGCGGTTTTGGTCGTTATTGTGGGCCTGCTGTATTATGGCAGCGGCATACGGTTTTCGATGGTGCTGTTTACGGTGCCTTGGTGGGTGTTCACCTTGCTCAGCGCGGCAATTGTGGAAATCCCGTTTTTCATCTGGTTTTGCAAAAAATGGGATATCGATCTTAGCCCGCCGTCAGACTAACCTGTCACCGTTGGGCCAAAGCGTCCGACAGGACCGATAGAACATCTGCCTTGGCAACATCACCCGTCACAAAAGACGTGCCGATATCGCTGGCCAGAATGAAACGAAGCTGCCCTTCGACAACCTTTTTATCCTGCCCCATCAGCCCCAGCAAAGCCTCGGCATCGGGTAAATCACCTGGAATATCAGCCAGATCAACTTTCATCCCCATCGCCCGCAAATGCGCGCGCACACGGCTTGGCGCCTCTTGCGAACACAGGCCCATGCGGGAAGACAGCTCAAACGCCAGCGCACAGCCAATCGCGACGCCCTCGCCATGCAATAGCCGATCAGAATAGCCCGTCGCGGCCTCCAGCGCGTGCCCGAAAGTATGACCAAGGTTCAGCAAGGCGCGATCCCCCTGCTCTGTCTCGTCCCGCTCGACGATATCGGCTTTCATCTGGACCGAGCGGCGGACGGCTTCGACCCGTGCAGGCCCATCGCCATCGGCCAAGGCTGGCCCTTGTTGTTCGAGCCAGTCAAAGAATGCCGCATCGCCAAGCAGGCCGTATTTAACGACCTCACCATATCCTGCCAAAAAATCACGCGGCGTTAGCGTGCCCAGCACAGCCGTATCCGCCAAAACCAATGAGGGCTGGTGAAACGCGCCGACAAGGTTTTTGCCATGTGAGGTGTTGATCCCTGTTTTACCCCCGACCGAGCTATCAACCTGAGCCAGCAAAGACGTCGGGATTTGCACAAACCGTACACCACGGCGCAGCACAGCAGCCGCAAACCCCACCAGATCCCCAATCACGCCGCCACCAAAGGCCACAACGATATCGCCCCGCTCGACCTGTTGCTCGAGCAGCCATTCAACGCAGCGCGTCAGCTCTGCCCAGCATTTTGTCGCCTCACCTGCGGGCAGTACGAGGGCCTCCATGCGAATGCCATCAGCCGCCAAACCGGCCCGCAAGGTATCCATATGCAATGCGGCCACGTTTTCATCGCTGATCACAGCCACCCGAGGGCGGCGCAGCAGCGGCGCAACATGCGCGCCCGCTTGGGCCAGCAAGCCAGGGCCGATCTCTACGTTATATTCGCGCCCCGGAAGCGCGACATGCACACGTTCATTCATCAATTTTCTCCAGAACGTCAGGACGGGATAAAAGCGTTTCAATCACCCGTTCGGCCATATCATCAATAGACAGGTCATCGCCGCAGGTTACACAAAGCTCGGACAGGCGATAGATTGGCGTGCGTTTGGCAAATATCTCGGACAATGTTGCACGCGGATCAGCGGTGCGCAGCAAGGGCCGTGTGTCTTTGTGTTTCACACGGTTCCATAACAGGTCCAGATCGGCGTCCAACCACAAGGCGACGCCTTTTTCCGCGATATTGTTTCGGTTCACTTCGGCCAGATAGGCACCACCACCCGTGGACAGGATGCCGCTTTGGGTTTCCAGCAACCTTCGGATCACTTCGGTTTCGCGTTTGCGAAAGAAGGGTTCACCGTCGCGCTGGAAAATTTCAGGCACCGAAAGATTCGCAGCCGTTTCGATTTCTGCGTCGCTATCCAGAAACGGCACATC contains:
- a CDS encoding shikimate kinase — protein: MSEIDQSMADIRRPPRRFRLKKTVALVGMMGAGKTAVGRAVAAKLDVPFLDSDAEIETAANLSVPEIFQRDGEPFFRKRETEVIRRLLETQSGILSTGGGAYLAEVNRNNIAEKGVALWLDADLDLLWNRVKHKDTRPLLRTADPRATLSEIFAKRTPIYRLSELCVTCGDDLSIDDMAERVIETLLSRPDVLEKIDE
- the aroB gene encoding 3-dehydroquinate synthase, producing the protein MNERVHVALPGREYNVEIGPGLLAQAGAHVAPLLRRPRVAVISDENVAALHMDTLRAGLAADGIRMEALVLPAGEATKCWAELTRCVEWLLEQQVERGDIVVAFGGGVIGDLVGFAAAVLRRGVRFVQIPTSLLAQVDSSVGGKTGINTSHGKNLVGAFHQPSLVLADTAVLGTLTPRDFLAGYGEVVKYGLLGDAAFFDWLEQQGPALADGDGPARVEAVRRSVQMKADIVERDETEQGDRALLNLGHTFGHALEAATGYSDRLLHGEGVAIGCALAFELSSRMGLCSQEAPSRVRAHLRAMGMKVDLADIPGDLPDAEALLGLMGQDKKVVEGQLRFILASDIGTSFVTGDVAKADVLSVLSDALAQR